The following is a genomic window from Solanum lycopersicum chromosome 6, SLM_r2.1.
ACACAAATAGACATCCTTGTGAAATTAATATGGATGCTGGAATAGTTTGGGTGTTATGAATCAGTCCAAGCCCTGAGTCGATATCTATAGGGATGTCATGCAAGCGACTATTGGACTGAGAAATTGAGTCAGAAGACCTTCACAAAGGTTGATTTGGGATCCAGGCCCAATTATCTACTAGTTTAAAAGGACCCTCAGTTAGAAAGAATAGTTTATGTGTTATGATCATGCTTAGGCAAAGTCTGTATCTCTCATCCTACTTTCTTTACATTTAGTTCCTTCTCTCCTTCATTCGATCTTAGTTCTTAGTTTCAATATTTCTGTATTTCTGTTTGGTATTTTGCATTCTGAGTTGTTGCATTTACTTTGTGGAATTGTAATTGATCTTTGCCTATAGGTCTACATTTTAGTTAGTCTCCATATAGTGCTCTGATAAAAGAGCAAGTATGCCTTATCAATAGAAAGTGGAAGTTTCTTGTAGAAGTGACTCATAGTACATCTTAACATACCATACATACATAATGTAAATCTATAGGAGAATCACGTGTTCATTTATACATTATGAAAGAAACTAGCGTGTAGATAGGAAAAAAGCTCATTGCAGCTCTAGTAATGAAAGAAATTGAATGAGGGAGCAACCTTTCAAGTATTCGTTGCATATGTAGAACTTGAATTAGTAGGTTAGTGTTATCTACTAGAAATAAACAGGTTTTCGTAAATTGCTGAAGAAATCATAATGTTGCAGCAAGTATATTATCGCAACATCCCAATGTACATGTGTTCATAGTATTATAAAACAGTGCTGTTGTAGAGAACGATTGCCTGCTATTCACTCTTAGCCCTGGTGAGTAATCTTCTTGTTtgtttaaaaaacataataaggTGTTATATTACAACATTGCTTTTAGATATTTCTCTTTCTTGCTagatttgaataagaaaatgtaTCGCGTAACTGGCATTGGGAAACCAGTGGTGATGCACGATATTGTAAGGAAAACTGACATTGGCTAATTATCACTCTCTGGAGTCTGGGTGATGAAAGATAAAATGGAATACCTGTATTCGATGAGGCAATGAAGGGAAGGGGAGGAGGAGGAGGGTGTGTGTCATTGATAAAAACATCCACAGAAAGGAAATTACCTATTCTGGTTTGTGTTATACATCTGACATTCTAAAGAAAATTTCTTCTATTTCAGATAAAGATTGTTGTTTTGTTGAATCTTGTtagttatttttcattatgcCAACAACATATATAAGAAGTTATGATTGATCAAATCTCCAGCATGAGTACAGACTGTACAGTGCAATAACCTACAGGCAGAAAGACTTGGGccttgtttgtttgttttgtttgttatCAGACAGGGGATTGGATCCGGATACATAGGGGAGGGATGTATCCAAGAGTGGATAGGATCTGGATACGTAAGGGAGGGATGTATCCGAGAGGGATAAGGATATATCAACGAGGTGGAAGTGATGTATCTGAGAGGAAATCTCTGAAATTATTTTAGATGAGTAGGAAATTTTAgagattatgataaaataaaatgtttattagggtgtttgaatttgaaaaccTATATGATTATTAAGATATTGTATCTAGATACATACGCCAGATAATTAGGACTGTTTTTTCATAGCATTTAAATGTGTGATTCATCTTGACATcaatttttaagagaaaatcTCAAGTTTTATACCCCTCGTTTTAACTTGTTTGTCCGATTTTGACTTGACACAGATTTTCAGAAAGTAAAGACTACTATTGAGTCTTGTAGCTTTAAACTATAGGTATGTAGCATGtatcaaaatactttttaatcttgttgttttaaacatgtcacgtgtaGAATTAGAAAGGAaacattttttatgaaagagACTAAAAGTAAAGTAGGACAAATAAGTTGTAACGGAGGAAACATTATTCATAAAACAGTTAACCAATGAATCCACACTGAGAAAGTTGGTGTGGGTAGTGTTCGGCATGGTGGTGATGGGTGATAGGACTAGGTTGTGGCGATTGTATGATGGTGGCGGATCATTATAATAACTAGCGGTGGTGATATACATGGTGGTTTACAAGGTTACTTTTGTAAGATATTTTAGTGCAAAAATAATTCAACCAAATcaataaattagatatataacttttattattatttatatattatcatatataaaaatataaatattttgttaaattataattaacttGAGTCTTTAACTACGTGATCTTTTCtcaattttaacatttaaattttagctgaactataacaatttcaagtccaagtccttaaatttttttattttagttattaccTACCCATCTCATATAAGGTAGCcacatttttctcttaattgaattattttgttcGTGTAATAATATTGCTTAATTAAAACGATACAATGTGGATTGTTTATGTACTATGTATTTGTGTTTATCGAAagtctttaaatttttacttctaaatcGAAAACAAATAGAAAAGCTTAACCAAACTGATAATAACCAGATCGACGGTTAtgattttcatttgatttgatttaattttagaaatttaaaaaattaactaaattaattttattttgatattaatcAATAGTCAGTCAGTCCAAATCAAAATACACAtgttcttttcatttattttttgggCAAAAGTTTATATTCACTTAACAAATACATGTTCTTTCAAAATGTGTATGTGAATAAACCTTTAGTCTCATTTACCAATTTAATCCATCAATATGTACAATTGATCAATTCGGAGAATTGATGAATGGAAAGAAAAGAGTTTTAACAATTCCTTGGTATACATAACTGGTCAActcattcatattttaattttggaaaatttataaagtgaaaaaaataagaattttaacAATTAAAAGTTTTACAATTAAATTATCAAAGTCATGTAGACTTTTTCATTGACTAACTAGTAGAACTTGTATTTCCTTATTTGATTTTTTCCCTAACATATTTCATTTGCGCCATTAACATTTCTTCTAAGATTGACACCACAAAAGGACAATTAATCAATTTGTTACTAACATCTTTattcctttttagtttttttttttttttaaaaaattatcaaacaaattgtaaatattaagaaaaaaaattatgaagaagctAAACTGTTTTTACGTATAAATAGTGCTAGATATGATGGGGAAATTTGTATTGCAAACATGGATGAGAAATTGAGAAGATGAAACTTTGTTCAATTGCTATCAAgatggatgaagaagaaaggaaaatgGAATTTGTTCTTGTGTTAGTCTTTtctattaatgaaaaaaaaattgttggttTTATTTGAAGTAAAGTATGTTCTTTTTTCTaggtttcatttgtttttcttatcaatGTAGTTATTCTTCTCTTGAACTGGATCCTAATATATAGATATCGAATATCagataaactaaaaaaatgtgACGATATAAAGAAAGTTTAATTTCAATCGGAAGCTCtccttggaaagaaaaaagaaaaattaacaattttagtTAGCTTGGTAGAAGAAATTCACCCACCTAATTATAGTAGGTGTCACTGATAAATACATTAATGAAAAgcttatctttatttaatatatatatatatatatataattttaaaaaaaatcttaagcaCATGATTAGGATGTTAtaccatattttaattttaaaaaagaaaaaaaatcctcCTTCCCTATTTCTAGACTAGTCTATACATATTGTTGAATATTCATTGTAAAGGTCATCAACACTTCTCCTCTACCAGTTACCTATAGAGTCACTATATCTTTTTATTTCCAAGTGCTTAGTAAAATGGCTCTAAAGTCTGTTTTGTGTGCCAAGATAGAAATAAAGGCTAACAAAGATGTATTTTATGATGtcttttttacaaataaacCACACCACATGGTCTACTATGTTCCCTTAGCATGTACAAAGTTTTGAACGTCTTGATGGTATCATTGGAACAGTTGGGTCCAAAATCTGTTTGGATGTATACCTTTGGTAAGccaaatctatatatatatataaatgaggatcatagaggaggtgatgtggcacctcttTATGACCtccattcattttttcttatttctttttttttacttgacatttttttttattttttcaattattttttttataaacttatacctctttaattatataaattctattcttaaattagtattaataatattcataaccctcaaacctttcatattcataatcttttatattcataacttctaattatttaatgtgAAAGGTTACATTAACACTATAAATCACACTaaaattgtttgttattttgtaGTCATCTTTGGTAGAGAATTAGTGgaagaaatgttacaatatTTGTAAGCTTTGAGGtgcattattttttcaaatattatttcatatattacttttaattagCAAGTAAGACTAATAtgtcatcatatttttaattcttctagataaattattttgttttgttatctttgaaatttattttatgactaataatgtatttgttattatttttcttgactcttGTATATAGGATGAAATGATAACATCAAGCGATGAAAATTAGTGGATTTTGagttaaatatattgattatttgtcCAAAATGATTGTGTAGgagaatttatgattaaatgtaatttttccttattctttatgagatataaaattttattttgttaactttgagattcattttaggactaataatttatttgttattatttttcttgactcttGTATATAGGATAAAATGAGAACATTCAGAGATGGAGATTAATGGATTTTGAGTTATATAgtgattattctttatttttaggtCCTTAAGAAGTAatgtttctattatattatttctttttgaattatttatattttatcaaaaatgattatatgtgtttaaatgtaattttctccttattctttatctttttcttcttttggtagataatttttttaacttatttaatcaGATTTGCCGATTATAGAAGATATATCTATATTGAAAATGGTTAGACATTCTTGCATAATTTGAGttacaaggaaaaataatttgacatgtctaatataattacaactctttctttgttgaatcatacatttaatattatttacttaTGTTCATGAAgatagaaattttgaatttttttaatgaaaaaacatCTAATTTATTTTCCTTAGACCTGTATATGATTCTTAGataatttaactatatataatgataacattcttcaaaaataattatttgtttagatAAATTCATCTCAcctttttattgataatattagtttattatgtttgtgacttataatattttaaaacatagaagTAGAAATCGATATGCTACTTAAAGAAATATGTGCATATACTTTCATAATCCggtgaaacaatttttattaacaaaaatgatagaacataagaatgtaaagttaatttattatttttaaaatacacatggttttatcaaataaattgtttattaatatgtaaaattacaattcttaaatttttcatttttgttgtttttcttagaATATTTCAAGTTGTTTATTAATGAGTctttatgttttcatatttgttatttttcggGAGTTctaaagttatttcaaaattacgattaatttataattttaaaaatttagttgGTTTCCTACCTTTCTATTTacttagaataaaatatttgtctcaataactctaatttgtttgttttcattttctatattaagTATTTCCTGAATCCTGTGCGTCAAgttgtttgttttaattttatctttttagtaaaaataaattgcCACACGACATATTCAAGAGTACTATGTAAAAATTTTGATACGTCCTATATAAAAGTGTTCTTTATTTTGAAGTGCCAAAATCACACATATTTTCATCTTAAACAagccaaataaaaaattaaaacaaaaagaagcttttattaacaaaaaaatagatgttctctccaaaagaattttttaaaaaaaattggacaaGAAGAAGCGAAACCATGTTGTCCATTATTTTGATGGACCTTAAAAGTTAGAACAATCGATCCAACCTACCACTATATAGACACTTCACtaagaaatatttcaataattttaaaatctaatttGAAACGTTCAAGTAAATATTCACAAGATATTACTACTTGCTAATAAAGTCTCGAATCAACCAGCAAATATCCTAATAAATAATAGTGACAATTACCAAAATTTTGGACTTCAATCCAAAATCACtgtcattttatacaaatatttcgGGTATATTTGTACAAGAAAATTAGTggatcatttttctttttaaacacacaaaaaaaaataatttcactaATACAGCtttagaaattttcaaataaataacgacccgacataaaataataaaataactatttttgataaGACGATGGGATTTAAACCCAAACataatgttttatgttttaaaaattcacTTAATAGTTTTGCTCATTAGTCattagtaaatatataatatataacttCTTCTAGTTGACAAATATCAAGGTCACCGCAATGAATATTCAAACCATCATAATACCGACCTCAATGTTCCATTGAAAAAATCATACATacaattctttaaaaaataaaatccaaaaagtagttgaatttagaaattttgaCCCAAACAAGGACCAGCCCAGATCCTACTGATAAACTGAACTAAAATAAACTCCTCTGGAACAGTAataaacacacacaaaaaaaatttaatagaacaTAGAAGTATGACTTTACATGCGtataattacaaatttaacGGTTGGAATGCAGGAGTTGGCTAAGATAAACAAGGTGATAAGAGAGACCCATTAGTGTGAATATATTGAGTACTGATGAGATTACATTCAACTTCTTTAGCCTCAAACTTAATCTTTCAACTTCTGGTTTTAGTTTTGCTGTTTGCTGCGGCAACTCTCGTTGGTTCTCAAGAGGTTCATGAGTTGTTGTTTTGCCTATATCAACACCTGTTGGATCCTTGAATGCATCCACACTTGATGTGCTTGGTTCTACATCGAAAACGTCTCTCCCTCTCCCTTCTTCTTTCTCTAGCTTGATTCTCTCCCTCATCGCCTGTGCAAAATTCGTCAAGTTTTGCTTTATTGTATCACACCTTTTGAgcgaggaaaaaaaaaacagagcaaGTAAATTCATACCTTGCTGGCTCGAGGCTCCAAGTAGAAACAATTGAACAGAGTCGCGGATAATATGAGTACAAAAAAAAGACCTTGGATTGTCTCTCCAATGTTCGCGTAATACGGGGGATTCTGACTCCACATATGGCCTAAAAACGCTGAGGCGATGCCGTAACACACAGTTTTGAAATAAGCAGGGTAAATCTTGCTCTGCGCCATTGCAAATTGCTGCTTCGGCAAAGCTCTTGCCATTACATTACTTGATACGAAAGTCATCCAAAATGAAACCCCATAAGACAATGCAAATCCCATCAAATGAAAGATTCCCATCAAAGATCTAAAGCTCTCGGCTGAGAAGATGTAGGCTGATACATCTGAAAAGAATCTACGACCAACATTATAGTCTCTTATGCCTTCAACTTTAAGAGACTCTGCATCTTCTTTCACTTTCTCTTCAATTAAATCAAGATCTTCCGAAGCATTCTTCAGCAAATGACGCTTCAGTGTATTTGTCGTGTCAACTGcttttattttaactttctCAGCCGTTTCTTTAGCCCCTTGTTTCACTTCATCCACTTTCTTCCCaacagtttcttttgccttctCTGTAGCCTCGTGGGCTTTACCAGTCACTTTCTCAAACCCCTCTTTAGCATCTTCTTGAATTTCATGCATCTTTTCAGAAACAGAGTCTTTAGTCCCTTCAAGTGCACTTGCTATCTTATGTTTACACTTTCCATAAGCATCACAAACAAGTTCTCTAGCATTTAGCCCATGAAACCCACCAATTTTTTCTTCAACTCCCTCTGCTTTTGCTGATATTTTATCTGAAACTGAAACGTGCTCTGCTTTTGCTTTATGCTCTGTTTCGGGTGGAGAAATTGATACCTTAGTTTGTCCATGATCATTTGGCTCATATTCCACAACTACAACTCTATGACCCTCTTTCACAATAACATCATCTTTCTTCTCCGGATTGGGAGAAAAAACCCCTGCTGTAACAAGTGTGGTAAGTACAAGAGAAATGGCGAAAACATTCATCATCTTTTCcaattagtttttttctttttagtaaaaAAGGAATGGATAAGTGAAGAGGGAAAAATGGGGATTTGAATAAAAGGAAATGCCCACGTTAGTCGGTGATGGTGGATGAAGATGAATACGTGTACGTCTTGCATGGGGTTCTTGGAATACTACGTGTCACTTTCTCATCTTTCCTCTAAAATTATAACAGCTGCCATTAACTGTAATATTTATGTTCTGGAATGTTCCCTCTGAACAAGGATGATATATACCCttctcattaatttttattaggaaaaggaaattgattcatttatgtcattaatattaaagaaaaaggtCCATTTGTGCCTGGGACATGTGTTAAATAACGAttgataattattaatttgatacAATCTTCCAGAAATAACGAATAATATGatagtattattataattatttcttaattttcaaattaaataaatatttttaatatagtgaCGTGTTTGACTTACTAAGAACATGACTTCAAACCACGAATAATCAGCAGTAAGCTATTCTCCTTGAATAATCACACAAGAAGGTGGGAAAATCAAAATAGCAATAGGTTATCGCAACATCATTAGAACCGAAGGTTGTAAATTACTTTTACAATCAAGTACAAGAATAACTCAGAAATGTGCATTGTGATGCACTGAGGAGTGTTTCATCCTTAATTTgagatttcaaatttaaattttgagtatgaagaaattaatttagaagcattattttttaaataaacttttacgatataaaatttgattttaattgaaGCTCCGATATAGCACTTGTAATAGTCTAAATTCCACAAGTATGCTTTCAAAGTGCTAGATGACTTTGTTGGGGTGCCACTTTGCTAGGTGAGGTATTAACATTACGATAATTAACCTCTAGAATGCACCAATTGGCTACGGTGGAAAAGGTGAGAAGTAAGACCAACAAGTGTGAGTACATTGAGAAATGATGACATTACATTCAACTTCTTCAGCCTCTTACTCAATATCTGAAATTGTGGCCTCACTCTTTTTGCTCCCTATGACAACTCTTGTTGACTATCAAGAGGCTCATCACTTGTTGTTTTCCCTGTTTTAATCCCTTACTGCATCCACGTTTCTTGTACTTGGTTCTATGTCAAATACATCTTTCCCTTTCCCTTGCTCTTTCTCCAATTTCTTTCTCTCCCTCATCAACTGCAAAATTTCAAAGACTAGAACCAAAGAAACAAGCATTTATGCTTAGACACAAATGTATTCTTTCAATTTGGTTTTATCTGACATTTATATCTTTCGGTTGGCATAAATGAAgtaaatagatatatttattttagctttattaTGCGATGAAATACGTGCATAtctatttgatttaattttagaCAAATTTGTATTGTGTACTTATATATCTCTAAAATTGAAAGACATATATACAAAGGCAGATCTAGGTGGAAAGATTTCATAGATTTTAGACGAATCCACAAACTTTTTCATAGATtttatatttacattaaaaaaataaataaatataagtatattGACATGTGAAACTTCAAACTCATCGCCTTAGCTCTATCTTTACATACATGTCATGTCagcaaaaatcaaattaaataacataattatgatTACAACTAATAATGAACATAAACATACTTTCAAATTGAGATTACCAATAAATGAACACTTTTAAATACCTtcataaattatgtatatgtcAAAGTCAATGTGAGATATCCACGTTTCTTGTACTTGGTTTTATGTTTTCCCTTTCCCTTGCTCTTTCTCCAATTTCTTTCTCTCCCTCATCAACTGCAAAATTTCAAAGACTAGAACCAAAGAAACAAGCATTTATGCTTAGACATAAATGTATTCTTTCAATTTGGTTTTATCTGACATTTATATCTTTCGGTTGGCATAAATGAAgtaaatagatatatttattttagctttactaTGCGATGAAATACGTATATAtctatttgatttaattttagaCAAATTTATATTGTGTACTTATATATCTCTAAAATTGAAAGACATATATGCAAAGGCAGATCTAGGTGGAAGGATTTCATAGATTTTAGACGAATCCACAAACTTTTTCATAGATCttatatttacattaaaaaaataaaataaatataagtatattGACATGTGAAACTTCAAACTCATCGCCTTAGCTCTATCTTTACATATATGTCATGTCagcaaaaatcaaattaaataacataattacaaTTACAATTACAACtaataattaacataaacaTACATTCAAATTGAGATTACCTAATAAATAAACACTTTTAAATACCTtcataaattatgtatatgtcAAAGTCAATGTGAGATATCCATGAGCATGTTGACGTGTATAGATATTCACCAAATAAGTTTAAGcgtttatttatgtatttattccACGAAACAAAAAAGGTGAATGAATATAAGTTAGTAAGGACACGGGGGAAAGAGGAGAAGTAAGTGCATACCTTAGATGGTCGAGGTTCCAAGTAGAAAGAATCGAACATAGTCATGGAGAATATAGCCAGAAAAATGAGACCTTGGATGGTTTCACCCCAACTCGCATAACTCTGGCTCATGTAATGGCCGAGAAACGCCGTAAGACAGTCTTGAAGTAAACAGGGTAAATCTTGCTATGTACCACTGAAAAATGCTGCTTTTGCCAaaaccttatatatatatatatatatatatataaataattcttttaaagTTAACGGGTGCAGTACACTCATCTTCATACAGAGAAAATTTTTATCTACCTAAAAAGATAAGctaagttaattatatattacgCGGAAAATTATACTCTCTCCATTTAAatagaatgtttttttttttttaagtttgttttaaaaaagatattttttttttcaacactttaacttttcacgtgacatgtttaaaatcacaaaattgaaggatattttgatatatttaatataactttaattttgaagcacaagattaaaaaaacattcttttttttcttaaacatcGTTCTAAGTCAAACAgagttttttacttttttgactTCTTCCTTAAAAAATCTTAGATGGAGAAGAATACGTGTACCTGTTATTACACACTgacataaatgaataaataaaggggaaaggtcaaaaatatctcttaattttagtttattatttgattttactCTCGCcgttaaaatgaaattaaatttatctcTTTCATTATTAGTTTCATCAAATCTACCCCTCGAATCCTCAAAATTGActcgaattttttttaaaaccctATTCCCTATTTTAACTCGATGACCCGACTCCATTTAGAATAATCCAATCAACCTATTTTACCTATTTTCCCAAATTTTCTTTACCCATTTACCATTATCTCTCtctttttatcttcttcttttattgtgcttttttttttgcGCATTATTTTCACTAGTCAACTTGTGTTTTATTATTCACTTTTTGTTCCATTTACTTTAGATGTGTTGTTTTTGAACTTACTGGATTCTTGATGTAGCCATATGCTAAGATCTAttaaaaagattcaatttttatgttGTAAAGGTCAATATGATGTGTGTCCTTGGATTTGCTTTGAGATTAACTTAAAAAGAGTTTGTATTTTGGaggtaatttaatttaaattattagtggttgttatttatttttgtggaaCTGAAGGAAAATGAAAGTTTCAAACCATGTAAAGAGAATGTTTTAGTGTGTTGATTGTATGttgaaaaaaatctaatttttaagataaaaacTTCATGTTCACTAAACAGTTAGCTCATTTGCTCTTCTAAATTTTCTACTCTCTACTTTTTGTCTTATTGGTATATTTAAGGAAGAATTTAGCTTTTGAtggagaaaaagagagagactGGGTAAAGGAAATTTGGAAGAATAGATAAAATAAGATTTAGCGGATTATTCTAAATGGGGTTGGGTCTCGGGTTAAAATAGGgaataggatttttttttaatcggATTAATTTGGATCAATTTTGAGGATTCTGACAAATGAAGGGTAAATTTTggtaaaattaataatgaaaaggtaaatttaatttcattttaacagcgaagataaaatcaaacaataaatcaaaattgagGAGTATTTTGAACCCTTTCCCCATAAATAAATGATTAAGTTCTTACCTCGTCCCCAACAGAGTGCACTTCagtatatttgaaaatattttagctTTTAAGATATTCCTCTTTATCtcttataatatcatatatatatctaaatgttttaaattttattttttaacaatttaaatgattcgatataaaaaataaaaaaagatcgaGAAAATATTAGTTTCTCATAATTTTGTCAATTGTCTTATAAGTACTATGTTGCCGGTTCGTGACAATAATGATGATATTGATATTTATTCTATTCTTATATTCTAAGCAAGAGAGGCAATTATTTTTACTAGTTACAATACTAATTTCttgttttacaaaattaatgcaatatataaaaaattgaaataaaattttttaagactgaaatttgaaaatgaataatgaataaatagtaaagtaataaaaatattttttttgctgaactctaattatttaaagttatttgaattatacgatattatattatgttattaaatATCGTATTTCGAAAAGAATAAGTCAAACATCATAATACTTGGATTTTGATTTATGAAAGAATATAACATGATGAATTTAAATCTTTAttatcaattaataatatacaataattttacaaaattaaattaaaaaacctTTATTATCAATCAATAATATACTATAATTTCATAGAACAAACAAATTACGTAAAACAATTTTTACAATACAAGTCTTATCAAGTGCCATGTTCTCACATGCATGACCCTTTATAATACAAACAATCAAGAGAAACTATatgt
Proteins encoded in this region:
- the LOC101255207 gene encoding uncharacterized protein; the protein is MMNVFAISLVLTTLVTAGVFSPNPEKKDDVIVKEGHRVVVVEYEPNDHGQTKVSISPPETEHKAKAEHVSVSDKISAKAEGVEEKIGGFHGLNARELVCDAYGKCKHKIASALEGTKDSVSEKMHEIQEDAKEGFEKVTGKAHEATEKAKETVGKKVDEVKQGAKETAEKVKIKAVDTTNTLKRHLLKNASEDLDLIEEKVKEDAESLKVEGIRDYNVGRRFFSDVSAYIFSAESFRSLMGIFHLMGFALSYGVSFWMTFVSSNVMARALPKQQFAMAQSKIYPAYFKTVCYGIASAFLGHMWSQNPPYYANIGETIQGLFFVLILSATLFNCFYLEPRASKAMRERIKLEKEEGRGRDVFDVEPSTSSVDAFKDPTGVDIGKTTTHEPLENQRELPQQTAKLKPEVERLSLRLKKLNVISSVLNIFTLMGLSYHLVYLSQLLHSNR